Proteins encoded in a region of the Ancylobacter sp. SL191 genome:
- the dnaN gene encoding DNA polymerase III subunit beta has protein sequence MKLTIERAPFLAALGRADRVVERRNTIPILANLRLKAEGSRLIITATDLDIEITQSLWEEAVQVATPGEITAPAHTLHDIVKKLPEGAQIQLEVTGDRSTLTVRAGRSRFSLQTLPVTDFPDLTAAPEGVKLALPGKAFAEALGRVEFAISTEETRYYLNGIFIHRAALPEGDPRLTLVATDGHRLSLVRLPGEGAPIPEDMPGVILPRKAVGEVKRLAEEAGANPLHIEVSTTKLAAEHGGVRVVTKLIDGTFPDYGRVIPFGNARLATVARAELAAAADRVGTLSSDRGKAVKFIFATGGLVLEATNPESGSARDEIDCAFTDDEISIGFNGRYVGDVLKADDAPQVEIALNDPGSPTIFRRPGSTDALCVLMPMRV, from the coding sequence CGAGCGGCGCAACACCATCCCGATCCTGGCAAACCTCCGCCTCAAGGCGGAAGGCAGCCGGCTCATCATCACCGCCACGGATCTCGACATCGAGATCACCCAGAGCCTGTGGGAGGAGGCGGTGCAGGTGGCCACGCCGGGCGAGATCACCGCGCCCGCCCACACGCTGCACGACATCGTCAAGAAGCTGCCCGAGGGCGCGCAGATCCAGCTTGAAGTCACCGGCGACCGCAGCACCCTCACGGTGCGCGCCGGCCGCTCGCGGTTCTCGCTGCAGACCCTGCCGGTGACCGACTTCCCGGACCTCACCGCCGCGCCCGAGGGCGTGAAGCTGGCCTTGCCCGGCAAGGCCTTTGCCGAGGCGCTGGGCCGGGTGGAATTCGCCATCTCCACCGAGGAAACCCGCTATTACCTCAACGGCATTTTCATCCACCGGGCCGCGCTGCCCGAGGGTGATCCCCGGCTGACGCTGGTGGCGACGGATGGGCACCGCCTCTCGCTGGTGCGCCTGCCGGGCGAAGGCGCCCCGATCCCCGAGGACATGCCGGGCGTGATCCTGCCGCGCAAGGCGGTTGGCGAGGTGAAGCGGCTGGCGGAGGAGGCGGGTGCGAACCCGCTGCACATTGAGGTGTCCACCACCAAGCTCGCGGCCGAACATGGCGGCGTGCGCGTCGTCACCAAGCTGATCGACGGCACCTTCCCGGATTATGGCCGCGTCATCCCCTTCGGCAACGCCCGGCTTGCCACTGTCGCGCGCGCGGAACTCGCCGCCGCCGCCGATCGCGTCGGCACCCTGTCGAGCGATCGCGGCAAGGCCGTGAAGTTCATCTTCGCCACCGGCGGCCTGGTGCTGGAGGCCACCAACCCCGAATCCGGCTCGGCGCGCGACGAGATCGACTGCGCCTTCACCGATGACGAAATCAGCATCGGCTTCAACGGCCGCTATGTCGGCGACGTGCTGAAGGCCGACGACGCCCCGCAGGTCGAGATCGCGCTGAACGATCCCGGCAGCCCCACCATCTTCCGCCGCCCCGGCTCCACCGACGCGCTCTGCGTCCTCATGCCGATGAGGGTTTGA
- a CDS encoding helix-turn-helix domain-containing protein has product MSNSYTFWGFLLGAVFMLPFVILAYTKGRADAGPEWDDEDLSSACKPSRRPAGAPRPSTCARTGRKGRPAMKAADLAHWRLRWGLTQEELAARMGLGRRAFIELEMGRRPIRRTHVLALERISLDVSIIRNDAGLLMPTIKHAVNHAAPEPAPKERGRDHG; this is encoded by the coding sequence ATGAGCAACAGCTACACCTTCTGGGGCTTCCTGCTCGGCGCCGTCTTCATGCTGCCCTTCGTCATCCTCGCCTACACCAAGGGCCGGGCCGATGCCGGGCCGGAGTGGGATGACGAAGACCTCTCATCCGCCTGCAAGCCGAGCAGGAGACCCGCTGGCGCGCCACGCCCGAGCACCTGCGCCCGCACCGGCCGAAAGGGCCGCCCCGCCATGAAAGCGGCTGACCTTGCCCATTGGCGCCTGCGCTGGGGCCTCACCCAGGAAGAACTCGCCGCGCGCATGGGCCTCGGCCGCCGCGCCTTCATCGAGCTCGAAATGGGGCGCCGCCCCATCCGCCGCACCCACGTCCTGGCCCTCGAAAGGATCAGCCTCGACGTGAGCATCATCCGCAACGACGCCGGCCTGCTGATGCCGACCATCAAGCACGCCGTGAACCACGCCGCCCCGGAGCCGGCGCCGAAGGAGAGGGGGCGCGACCATGGATAA
- a CDS encoding DUF4031 domain-containing protein, protein MTVFVDPAVWPFGRMLMCHMWADTLDELFAMADRIGVQRKWLQGHPTLSLPQFRKASWVHFDIAKVKRAQAVAAGAIETDRWGPLEWEARRQIASGDPALALIGAARLARIDTSRAKQAEAAEQGSLI, encoded by the coding sequence ATGACCGTCTTCGTTGATCCCGCCGTCTGGCCGTTCGGACGCATGCTGATGTGCCATATGTGGGCGGACACGCTCGACGAACTGTTCGCCATGGCCGACCGGATCGGGGTGCAGCGGAAGTGGTTGCAAGGTCACCCCACACTCTCGCTGCCGCAGTTTCGCAAGGCGTCGTGGGTGCATTTTGACATTGCCAAGGTCAAGCGGGCGCAGGCTGTCGCGGCCGGTGCCATCGAGACCGACCGATGGGGCCCGCTGGAATGGGAGGCCCGCCGGCAGATCGCGAGCGGTGACCCCGCGCTGGCGCTCATCGGCGCGGCGAGGCTCGCCCGCATCGACACGTCCCGCGCCAAACAGGCCGAAGCGGCCGAACAAGGGAGCCTCATCTGA
- a CDS encoding alpha/beta hydrolase, giving the protein MVEGLVSRRSLLGAGAGLIAAMGLTPAAAQVPGGSPRAGGAVIGDVRVERIGSYDAARFTTIGEDELRDFMSITTQPGGYVGRFPAARFGVTLYRVTYPSVIPELGNRPVMASGLVAVPDGAGAELPMVSYQHGTVFDRSYVPSQPENSTETRLALLAFAAQGYVVIGADYFGRGSSDLPDSYLVKASTQQATYDMLRAARQVLAALGITPGPLFLSGWSQGGWATMALLQKLESLGEPVAAAGVASGPMDISLLINRWLNNPQPVDASYLPAAVAMQIEAKAYYNQMPGIDAVAIEPAYLEVARAFYAGDIDYWDFAKRTPSTLADFIRQEFRDTIAAGQGAYWTLLDASEVYRWRRKTPVRSWYGGKDEVTPPDLAKLPALAASITGGARFEALDAGDEADHRGIYVYALLAQKPWFDSLLGTSGQTRP; this is encoded by the coding sequence ATGGTTGAAGGGCTTGTCTCCCGTCGTTCACTACTGGGCGCTGGCGCGGGGCTGATCGCGGCGATGGGGCTGACGCCGGCCGCCGCGCAGGTGCCGGGCGGCTCACCACGCGCGGGTGGCGCGGTCATCGGCGATGTCCGCGTGGAACGGATCGGCAGCTATGACGCTGCGCGCTTCACGACGATCGGCGAGGACGAACTGCGCGACTTCATGAGCATCACCACGCAGCCCGGCGGCTATGTGGGCCGCTTTCCGGCCGCCCGATTCGGCGTGACGCTGTACCGCGTCACCTATCCGAGCGTCATTCCCGAGCTTGGCAATCGACCCGTCATGGCATCGGGCCTTGTGGCGGTGCCCGATGGGGCGGGCGCTGAGCTGCCGATGGTCAGCTATCAGCATGGCACGGTGTTCGACCGTTCCTATGTGCCCTCCCAGCCGGAGAACTCGACAGAGACGCGGCTCGCCCTGCTGGCTTTCGCCGCGCAGGGCTATGTGGTGATCGGCGCCGATTATTTCGGCCGCGGCAGCTCCGATCTGCCGGACAGCTATCTGGTCAAGGCCAGCACGCAGCAGGCGACCTATGACATGCTGCGGGCGGCGCGGCAGGTACTCGCGGCGCTTGGCATCACCCCTGGCCCGCTGTTTCTCTCCGGCTGGTCGCAGGGCGGCTGGGCCACCATGGCGTTGCTGCAGAAGCTGGAATCGCTCGGCGAGCCGGTGGCTGCCGCCGGTGTGGCGAGCGGACCAATGGACATCTCGCTGCTGATCAATCGCTGGCTCAACAATCCCCAGCCGGTGGACGCGTCTTATCTGCCGGCCGCGGTTGCCATGCAGATCGAGGCCAAAGCCTATTACAACCAGATGCCGGGGATCGACGCCGTCGCCATCGAGCCGGCCTATCTGGAGGTGGCGCGTGCCTTCTACGCCGGCGATATCGATTATTGGGACTTCGCCAAGCGGACCCCGTCCACGCTCGCCGACTTCATCCGGCAGGAGTTCCGTGACACCATCGCCGCAGGTCAGGGCGCGTACTGGACTCTGCTGGACGCGTCGGAAGTGTATCGTTGGCGCCGCAAGACGCCGGTGCGCAGCTGGTATGGCGGCAAGGACGAGGTGACCCCGCCCGATCTCGCCAAGCTGCCGGCCCTCGCCGCCTCAATCACAGGCGGCGCGCGCTTCGAGGCGCTCGACGCCGGCGACGAGGCCGATCATCGGGGCATCTATGTCTATGCCCTGCTGGCGCAGAAACCGTGGTTCGATTCCCTGCTCGGGACCAGCGGCCAGACCCGTCCCTAG
- a CDS encoding lipopolysaccharide biosynthesis protein produces the protein MAGAGVAVAEAYGPFLPLPIAASIAPGSEASDQSPVTAVPTRGTAFRAFARRHLLVPSLAALLVGGLAGVLAQPRYAAEARLLPEARGMAAPTTRAQIIASREFARQVIEDTRLTERLTDRRLSLSDRLNALLGAPASASTGDTAALRSIEGGLTVKDRADGQTVIRFVAASPTLAADVANAFADSYLRLRQTRGAFNMEAGGPIAMPARLASRAQAPAEPLAPAPALAAGGAALGAFGVALGLQFFRRRRRSAPVPPAAVAPALPELAREGAAQHLPWIGAESADDFAGEGEPRPRRHLSRDGELADLARLIELRGAAARLVVVTGPSPDDGIARCALALARALASPERRTVIVCLDVMAPALAELTTDPRAPGLTDLLFGVASFSDAIHREAASRCHVIPPGRGACEASGLVGADRLTLILSALMQTYDHVVVAAPPFAEAEGTARVAALKPTLILVTQPGGAATDAVQAFDYLAEQGFGDIAMVTFTEVAPPRPLPQAA, from the coding sequence ATGGCAGGTGCGGGAGTTGCGGTGGCGGAGGCCTATGGCCCCTTCCTGCCGCTGCCTATTGCCGCGTCGATCGCGCCCGGATCGGAAGCCTCGGATCAATCACCGGTGACCGCCGTCCCAACGCGCGGTACGGCATTTCGCGCCTTCGCCCGCCGCCACCTGCTGGTGCCGAGCCTTGCCGCCCTGCTGGTCGGCGGGTTGGCTGGCGTGCTGGCCCAACCGCGCTATGCGGCCGAGGCGCGCCTGCTGCCGGAGGCCCGCGGCATGGCGGCACCGACCACGCGGGCGCAAATCATCGCCTCGCGCGAATTCGCCCGGCAGGTCATTGAGGACACACGGCTCACCGAGCGTCTCACCGATCGCCGCCTCTCGCTGTCCGACCGGCTGAACGCGCTGCTCGGCGCGCCGGCCAGCGCCTCCACCGGCGATACCGCCGCGCTGCGTTCCATCGAGGGCGGGCTCACGGTGAAGGACCGGGCGGACGGGCAGACCGTCATCCGCTTCGTTGCCGCCAGCCCGACGCTCGCCGCCGATGTCGCCAATGCTTTCGCCGACAGCTATCTCCGGCTGCGCCAGACGCGCGGCGCCTTCAACATGGAAGCGGGCGGGCCCATTGCCATGCCGGCGCGGCTCGCTTCCCGGGCGCAGGCCCCGGCCGAGCCCCTCGCGCCGGCGCCCGCTTTGGCCGCCGGCGGGGCCGCGCTCGGCGCCTTCGGCGTCGCGCTCGGCTTGCAATTCTTCCGCCGCCGACGCCGGAGTGCGCCCGTTCCACCTGCGGCTGTCGCGCCCGCGCTTCCTGAACTCGCTCGTGAGGGCGCGGCGCAGCATCTGCCGTGGATCGGCGCGGAAAGCGCCGATGATTTCGCCGGGGAAGGCGAGCCGCGCCCGCGCCGCCATCTGTCCCGTGATGGCGAACTGGCCGATCTTGCCCGCTTGATCGAATTGCGCGGCGCCGCGGCACGGCTTGTGGTGGTGACGGGGCCCTCGCCCGATGACGGCATCGCCCGCTGCGCGCTGGCGCTGGCGCGCGCCCTTGCCTCGCCCGAGCGGCGCACCGTGATCGTCTGCCTCGATGTCATGGCGCCGGCGCTGGCCGAACTGACCACCGACCCGCGCGCGCCGGGGCTGACCGACCTGCTGTTCGGCGTGGCGAGCTTCTCCGACGCCATCCATCGCGAGGCGGCTTCACGCTGCCATGTGATTCCGCCCGGACGCGGTGCCTGCGAGGCGAGCGGGCTGGTGGGTGCCGACCGGCTGACGCTGATCCTCAGCGCGCTGATGCAGACTTATGACCATGTGGTGGTGGCGGCGCCCCCCTTCGCCGAGGCGGAAGGCACGGCGCGCGTCGCGGCGCTCAAGCCGACGCTGATCCTCGTCACCCAGCCCGGCGGTGCCGCGACCGACGCGGTGCAGGCCTTCGACTATCTCGCCGAGCAGGGATTCGGCGACATCGCCATGGTGACCTTCACCGAGGTCGCCCCGCCCAGGCCGCTGCCACAGGCCGCCTGA
- a CDS encoding thermonuclease family protein → MARRIKSAAILAALLLATPAAADIYVLDGDTIIVDREHIRLTGFNTPETRDAQCEGERALGYRAKARLHDLLTMACGPLARAPAACLTLERLPAPDRYGRSLARLTVQGRDVAAILISEGLAEPYDCAGGHCPRRRNWCGEGP, encoded by the coding sequence ATGGCCCGGCGCATCAAATCGGCGGCCATTCTCGCCGCCCTCCTGCTCGCCACGCCGGCGGCGGCGGATATCTATGTGCTCGACGGGGACACCATCATCGTCGACCGCGAGCATATCCGCCTCACCGGCTTCAACACGCCGGAAACGCGGGATGCGCAGTGCGAGGGCGAGCGGGCGCTCGGCTACCGCGCCAAGGCCCGCCTGCACGATCTGCTCACCATGGCCTGCGGCCCGCTGGCGCGCGCGCCGGCCGCCTGCCTCACGCTGGAGCGCCTGCCGGCGCCCGATCGCTACGGCCGCTCGCTCGCCCGTCTCACGGTGCAGGGCCGGGACGTGGCGGCCATCCTCATCAGCGAGGGGCTGGCCGAGCCCTATGACTGCGCCGGCGGCCACTGCCCCCGCCGGCGCAACTGGTGCGGGGAGGGGCCATGA
- a CDS encoding helix-turn-helix domain-containing protein, which translates to MTPLLTPKEAAEALRISVKTLFDHVEQGRLRYIRVGAGLKRPRRMFSNDDLDEFIERQRRQDAPCRSTNRKGPRSTTTTSRSVVVAFTDQPRPKHSRPRSL; encoded by the coding sequence ATGACGCCGCTGCTCACCCCCAAGGAAGCCGCCGAGGCGCTCCGCATCTCGGTGAAAACGCTGTTCGATCATGTCGAGCAGGGGCGCCTGCGTTACATCCGCGTCGGTGCGGGCTTGAAGAGGCCCCGCCGAATGTTCTCCAATGACGATCTCGACGAGTTCATCGAGCGCCAGCGCCGACAGGATGCCCCATGTCGCTCTACCAACCGAAAGGGTCCCCGTTCTACCACTACGACTTCCAGGTCCGTGGTCGTCGCTTTCACGGATCAACCAAGGCCAAAACACTCAAGGCCGCGAAGCTTGTAG
- a CDS encoding tyrosine-type recombinase/integrase, whose protein sequence is MSLYQPKGSPFYHYDFQVRGRRFHGSTKAKTLKAAKLVEAAEREKAKQIVRESERLRTGPLTMLAATSRYWEEVGKHHAGAATTWTNLQRLFTYFGAETRLADIDDDAVAHMVAWRRGHRAWAGDEAPFISPATVNRSTTEVLKKLFNRAKRAWGAELPREPNWKIHMLREPTERTRELRPAEETRLDAEMRDDLEPFFAFARASGLRLSECFIRWEEVDWEAGVIQTIGKGSLPVRTIITAEIRTLLWPLRGHHPHQVFTYIVQRTVRSKGLVKGERLPLTYDGLKSYWRRMKKRAGMADFRFHDFRHDLGTKLLRQTGNLKLVQKALNHRDIKTTVRYAHVLDEDLREGLEKLSKSRNKSRTGKRKLKAV, encoded by the coding sequence ATGTCGCTCTACCAACCGAAAGGGTCCCCGTTCTACCACTACGACTTCCAGGTCCGTGGTCGTCGCTTTCACGGATCAACCAAGGCCAAAACACTCAAGGCCGCGAAGCTTGTAGAGGCCGCCGAGCGGGAGAAGGCGAAGCAGATCGTCCGCGAATCGGAGCGGCTGCGCACCGGCCCGCTCACCATGCTCGCCGCCACCAGCCGCTATTGGGAGGAGGTCGGCAAGCACCACGCCGGCGCCGCCACCACATGGACCAATCTCCAGCGGCTGTTCACCTATTTCGGCGCCGAGACCCGCCTTGCCGATATCGACGATGACGCCGTCGCCCACATGGTGGCGTGGCGGCGCGGGCATCGCGCATGGGCGGGGGACGAGGCGCCCTTCATTTCGCCCGCCACCGTGAACCGCTCCACCACCGAGGTGCTGAAGAAGCTGTTCAACCGGGCCAAGCGCGCCTGGGGCGCCGAACTGCCGCGCGAGCCGAACTGGAAGATCCACATGCTGCGCGAGCCAACCGAGCGCACGCGCGAGCTGCGCCCGGCCGAGGAGACGCGCCTCGATGCCGAGATGCGCGATGACCTCGAGCCCTTCTTCGCCTTCGCCCGCGCCAGTGGCCTGCGCCTCTCCGAGTGCTTCATCCGGTGGGAGGAGGTGGATTGGGAGGCCGGCGTCATCCAGACCATCGGCAAAGGCAGCCTGCCGGTGCGCACCATCATCACCGCCGAGATCCGCACCCTCCTCTGGCCGCTGCGCGGGCACCACCCGCACCAGGTGTTCACGTACATCGTGCAGCGCACCGTGCGCTCCAAGGGGCTGGTGAAGGGCGAGCGCCTGCCGCTGACCTATGACGGGCTGAAGAGCTACTGGCGCCGGATGAAGAAGCGCGCGGGCATGGCCGATTTCCGATTCCACGACTTCCGCCACGACCTCGGCACCAAGCTGCTGCGCCAGACCGGCAACCTGAAGCTCGTGCAGAAGGCCCTCAACCACCGGGACATCAAGACCACCGTGCGCTACGCCCATGTGCTCGACGAGGATCTGCGCGAGGGGCTTGAGAAGCTCTCAAAGTCCCGAAATAAATCCCGAACTGGAAAGCGGAAGCTGAAAGCCGTATAG
- a CDS encoding phage Gp37/Gp68 family protein, with product MADRSGIEWTDATWNPIVGCSLVSPGCTNCYAMKMAARIEAMQPGSHYAGTTQPGKAGAVWSGKVALAPEHILTQPLRWRRPRRIFVNSMGDLLHEDVPDAWIDRVFAIMALSPQHTYQVLTKRSTRMREYFAETWQPALARSIQLGGGKTIDIPAEKRPSDRWDRINLAIDDVTMNPFFDHERFWTPEGSLIGRPAWPRRPLPNVWLGVSTEDQRRADERVPDLLATPAAIRFVSAEPLLGPLKLFSLREVRGARGTITDWHDSLRGFQFGPTGAETARIDLVIAGGESGPNARPMHPDWARSLRDQCATAGVPFFFKQWGEHVTAKGATGDVPISHVFEDGYQMIRVGKARAGRLLDGVEHNALPEVRS from the coding sequence ATGGCTGACCGCTCCGGCATCGAATGGACCGACGCGACGTGGAATCCCATCGTCGGCTGCAGCCTGGTCTCGCCCGGCTGCACCAACTGCTACGCCATGAAGATGGCGGCGCGGATCGAGGCCATGCAGCCCGGTTCGCACTATGCCGGGACGACGCAGCCCGGCAAGGCGGGCGCCGTGTGGAGCGGCAAGGTCGCGCTGGCGCCCGAGCACATCCTCACCCAGCCGCTCCGCTGGCGCCGCCCGCGCCGGATCTTCGTCAACTCCATGGGCGACCTGCTCCATGAGGACGTGCCCGACGCGTGGATCGACCGCGTCTTCGCCATCATGGCCCTCTCCCCGCAGCACACCTATCAGGTGCTGACCAAGCGCAGCACCCGGATGCGGGAGTATTTTGCCGAGACGTGGCAGCCCGCTCTTGCGCGGTCGATCCAGTTGGGTGGCGGCAAGACCATCGACATCCCCGCCGAAAAGCGGCCAAGCGACCGCTGGGACCGGATCAATCTGGCCATCGACGACGTGACCATGAACCCCTTCTTCGATCACGAGCGGTTCTGGACTCCAGAGGGCTCACTGATCGGCCGCCCGGCATGGCCGCGCCGGCCGCTCCCGAATGTCTGGCTCGGCGTCTCGACCGAGGATCAGCGCCGCGCCGATGAGCGCGTGCCGGATCTGCTCGCCACCCCCGCCGCCATCCGCTTCGTCTCCGCCGAGCCGCTGCTGGGGCCGCTGAAGCTGTTCTCTCTGCGGGAGGTTCGCGGTGCCCGCGGCACGATAACGGACTGGCATGATTCCCTGCGCGGCTTCCAGTTCGGCCCCACAGGGGCGGAGACGGCTCGCATCGATCTCGTCATCGCCGGCGGCGAGAGCGGCCCGAACGCCCGGCCGATGCACCCCGATTGGGCGCGGTCCCTCCGCGACCAGTGCGCTACCGCCGGCGTCCCGTTCTTCTTCAAGCAGTGGGGTGAACACGTCACGGCCAAAGGAGCGACGGGGGACGTCCCGATCAGCCATGTATTCGAGGATGGATATCAGATGATCCGCGTCGGCAAAGCCCGCGCCGGACGGCTGCTCGATGGCGTCGAGCACAACGCCCTGCCGGAGGTGCGGTCATGA